In the genome of Populus nigra chromosome 9, ddPopNigr1.1, whole genome shotgun sequence, one region contains:
- the LOC133702812 gene encoding receptor-like protein 33 has protein sequence MLAYSSGHPACHSEERSALLQFKESFIISRSATKFPFAYPKVQSSKLDGNGSDCCLWDGVECDEDTGHVIELDSTLVVSVVPLTPTVVSSSEIPEHIGNLKGLRLLNLSNNIFSGFIPSSIGNLAKLEALDLSQNKLSGNIPKQLVQLTFLQFFNASHNHLTGPIPRGNQFNTFQKIHLMAIQD, from the exons ATGCTCGCCTATTCATCAGGGCACCCCGCATGCCATAGCGAAGAGCGCTCTGCCCTGTTGCAATTCAAGGAAAGCTTTATTATTAGCCGATCTGCTACCAAATTCCCTTTTGCTTATCCAAAGGTTCAGTCCTCGAAGCTCGACGGAAATGGTAGTGACTGTTGCTTATGGGATGGTGTCGAGTGCGATGAGGATACTGGTCATGTGATTGAACTTGACTCAACGCTAGTTGTCTCTGTGGTTCCATTGACTCCAACAGTAGTCTCTTCG TCTGAGATACCCGAACACATTGGGAATCTGAAGGGCCTTCGGTTACTCAACCTTTCCAACAATATCTTCTCTGGTTTCATCCCGTCATCCATTGGGAATCTAGCGAAGCTCGAAGCACTGGACTTGTCTCAAAACAAGCTTTCTGGGAACATCCCTAAGCAACTTGTGCAGCTAACCTTCCTTCAGTTCTTCAATGCATCTCATAATCATCTTACTGGGCCAATACCACGAGGAAACCAATTCAATACATTTCAGAAGATTCATTTGATGGCAATTCAGGACTGA
- the LOC133703081 gene encoding uncharacterized protein LOC133703081, producing MPFPWKKDKVSRFSRIVADLQSPKRGNSLVVETGFPTSLVDLFVKNRERLKKPTGKKKKKKKRQQQLQEVEEELVISDPIFVSSSIELVDSPGPIQNLENMESFDVCDLVSQLLPVVEDDEDVEDVDDVDDVKVTDKKCWNEKEKRLLFVVLKMFLVVVLGLSTKKLVVGITMSAFVLIFLEYVGKHVLCFLKPCLNVEIVFELFVERVSSAFLMLKGVRKCDDSRKELIIQEIEQEEDVGGVDSCDLIETLEMKSSLEETQALEFNFDRIVPVEANRGAESRMDLLVCDWRIMEVEEDKSGVLVCEKERSRKSKIRRKIIKKLVPKKLRAIKKAKKSKGQEPDVGSESSSCWGDDEMGIIEVLEDGDKQGFENKGKALLSKLLEEEEEEEEEGIKERRRGKEPDQENSSSSTGWQAETEVVVVDKKGSSDYLILFFVALAGLVGGRSLSLVLTLASCLLIKLIGRFRCVNEPVNRSRASISS from the coding sequence ATGCCTTTTCCGTGGAAGAAGGACAAAGTTTCAAGATTTTCACGTATTGTGGCAGATCTTCAGTCGCCAAAAAGAGGGAATTCTCTTGTTGTTGAGACTGGTTTCCCTACTTCTCTTGTTGATCTCTTTGTCAAGAACCGTGAAAGGTTAAAGAAACCAACtggcaagaagaagaagaagaagaagagacaaCAGCAGTTGCAAGAGGTGGAGGAGGAACTTGTAATCTCTGATCCTATTTTTGTATCAAGTTCTATAGAGTTGGTGGATTCACCAGGGCCTATTCAGAATTTGGAGAATATGGAGAGTTTTGATGTATGTGATTTGGTGAGTCAGTTATTGCCTgttgttgaagatgatgaagatgttGAAGATGttgatgatgttgatgatgttAAGGTTACTGATAAGAAATGTTGGAATGAGAAAGAGAAACGTTTGTTATTTGTGGTTTTGAAGATGTTTTTGGTGGTGGTTTTGGGTTTAAGTACCAAAAAGCTTGTAGTTGGGATAACAATGTCTGCTTTTgtgcttatttttcttgaatatgtTGGAAAGCATGTGTTATGTTTCTTGAAACCATGTCTGAATGTAGAGATAGTCTTCGAACTATTTGTCGAAAGGGTTTCTTCAGCATTTCTGATGTTGAAAGGAGTAAGGAAATGTGATGAttcaagaaaagaattgatcatTCAAGAGatagaacaagaagaagatgttGGTGGGGTTGATTCTTGTGATTTAATTGAGACTCTTGAAATGAAGTCTTCCCTTGAGGAAACTCAAGCtctagaatttaattttgataggATTGTGCCAGTTGAAGCAAATAGGGGAGCTGAATCAAGAATGGATTTGCTCGTTTGTGATTGGAGAATAATGGAGGTAGAGGAAGATAAAAGTGGAGTTTTGGTATGCGAAAAAGAGCGAAGCCGAAAATCAAAAATCAGAAGAAAGATCATAAAGAAATTGGTGCCAAAGAAGTTGCGGGCTATAAAGAAAGCGAAAAAGAGCAAGGGGCAGGAACCAGATGTCGGTAGTGAATCATCTAGTTGTTGGGGAGACGATGAGATGGGGATAATTGAAGTGCTAGAAGATGGTGACAAACAAGGGTTTGAAAACAAAGGCAAGGCCTTGCTATCAAAGTTGctagaagaggaagaggaagaagaagaagagggaataaaagagaggagaagaggaaAAGAACCTGATCAAGAAAATTCTAGCTCTAGCACTGGATGGCAGGCTGAAACGGAAGTAGTAGTAGTTGATAAAAAGGGCAGTTCAGATTATCTGATTCTCTTTTTTGTTGCTCTTGCTGGTCTAGTAGGAGGTCGGAGTCTATCCCTTGTGCTTACACTTGCATCATGTTTGCTGATAAAATTGATTGGAAGATTTAGATGTGTAAACGAGCCAGTGAATAGGTCCCGAGCTTCAATCTCAAGCTAG
- the LOC133702950 gene encoding putative germin-like protein 2-1 has protein sequence MANHLLVIASLLVIACAMVTAFEPSPLQDFCVADPTSSAKVNGLACLDPKMVQANHFSFSGLHIPGNTSNSLGSAVTPVFVGQLPGLNTLGISMARIDYAPWGLIPPHTHPRATEILTVLEGKLLVGFVTSNPENRLITKVLEKGDVFVFPIGLVHFQRNVGHGSAFSISALSNQNAGVVLIPNTLFGSTPSIPGDILAKALQVDKSVIEKLQAQF, from the exons ATGGCTAATCACCTTTTGGTTATTGCAAGTTTACTAGTCATTGCTTGTGCCATGGTTACTGCCTTCGAGCCTAGTCCATTGCAAGATTTCTGCGTTGCAGATCCTACTAGCTCAG CAAAAGTTAATGGTCTAGCTTGCTTGGACCCGAAGATGGTGCAAGCCAACCATTTTTCCTTTAGTGGACTCCATATTCCCGGCAATACATCAAATTCCCTTGGCTCTGCAGTTACACCAGTCTTTGTAGGCCAACTACCTGGACTCAACACCCTTGGAATCTCAATGGCCCGTATCGACTATGCACCATGGGGTCTGATCCCTCCTCACACGCACCCTCGAGCAACTGAAATTCTAACAGTCTTAGAAGGCAAACTCCTCGTTGGCTTTGTGACTTCTAACCCTGAAAACAGGCTCATTACCAAGGTCCTTGAGAAGGGTGATGTGTTTGTGTTTCCAATTGGACTTGTGCATTTCCAGAGAAATGTTGGCCATGGAAGTGCTTTCTCAATCTCTGCCTTAAGCAACCAAAACGCTGGTGTTGTTCTCATTCCAAATACTCTATTTGGATCCACTCCAAGTATTCCTGGAGACATTCTAGCCAAGGCTTTGCAGGTGGACAAGTCAGTCATTGAAAAACTTCAAGCTCAATTCTAG